The genomic interval AGTCAATATTGACTGAATAAAAAGTCAGAAATCGACTTGCTTAAAAGTTTTTATGGAGTATAAAATATAAGAAAATTCGACTTATACATTTAAGTCGTTAATTTATCACAGATTAGGGGGATTTCATATGATTAAATGGCAAAGAGCAAGGTTTCAGCCCAATCTGCCTTTGGGGGAAAATGGCCAAAAAGTTACAGCATCTAAAGAGCATCGGGAACTATCAAAGAATGCTGCAAAAGAAGGTATGGTTCTTTTAAAAAATATGAATCATGTTCTTCCACTGCCCAAAGGAGCAAAAGTTGCATTGTTTGGAAAAGGTACTTTTGATTATGTTAAAGGTGGCGGAGGCAGTGGTGATGTGACGGTTGAATATGTTACCAATTTATATGACGGTATGAAGGCATTAAAAGAAAGAGTTACTGTGTTCGAGGAACTGGCAGACTTTTATCGGGAAAATGTTAAGGAGCAGTATGCAAAGGGTGCCGTACCGGGTCTGACAGTAGAGCCGGAAGTTCCCCATGAGCTTTTAGTAAAGGCTAAAGCATTTACAGATACGGCAATTATTTCTATTAGCCGCTTTTCAGGAGAAGGATGGGATCGAAAAAGCACTTTTGACAAAAAGAATATTGATCTCTCAGATTTTGGAGCGCTTCAGGCAAAGAAAGCCGAAGAAATTTTTGAAAATGGTGATTTCTATTTAACAAAAAAAGAAATTGAAATGGTGAATATTGTAAAAGAGAATTTTGACAAGGTCATTGTTGTTATGAATGTAGGCGGTATGGTGGATACAGAGTGGTTCGTAAACGACGATGCCATTCAATCTGTTTTAATGGCATGGCAAGGGGGCATGGAAGGAGGAAGGGCTGCTGCGGAACTTCTTTGCGGTATAGGCAATCCTTCAGGCAAATTATCAGACACCTTTGCAAAAAGATTGGAAGATTATCCGTCCACATATAATTTCCATGAATCTGAAGACTATGTCGATTACACTGAAGATATATATGTAGGGTATCGTTATTTTGAGACGATTCCCGGTGCAGCAGATAAAGTGAATTATCCTTTTGGATATGGATTATCCTATACATCTTTTGACTACTCTGTTGCTTCAGTAAAGCAGGAAAATGATCTTATTAAGGTTTTTGTGAATGTAACCAATACAGGTTCTATGGAAGGAAAAGAAGTCATCCAGATTTACTTTGAAGCACCCCAGGGACTTCTTGGCAAGCCGGCTAAAAGTTTGATTGCTTTTAAGAAGACTCGTTTATTGAAGCCTGGAGAGACTCAGCTTGTAAGTCTTGAATTTTCGGTGGATGACATGGCTTCTTATGATGATTTGGGTAAGATTCAGAAATCTGCCTATGTTCTTGAGGCAGGGGAGTATGTATTCTTTGTTGGAACTTCTGTAAGGGATGTAAAAAGACTTGATTTTGTTTATATAGAAGCTCAAAACAGAGTTGTAAAGCAGCTTACTGAGAAAATAGCTCCCACTTCATTGAAGGAAAGACTGCGGGCAGATGGAAGTCTTGAGAAACTTCCGCAAAAAGAACCTAATGATCCTGATGCATGCGGGATTGAAAAGATGTCCATAGAAATGATGGAAGCGTATGCGCCGGAAGTTCGTGCAAGAGGCCGTTATGCATTATGGGAAGGACCGTATGCAAAGGGTAAACGTACTTTTTATGAGGTAGCCGAGGGTAAGATTTCAATAGATGAATTCCTGGCACAAATGACTGATGAAGAAGTAGCTCATCTATTAGGTGGTCAGCCCAATACAGGGGTTGCCAATACCTTTGGATATGGAAATATGCCAGAATACGGCATTCCCAATGTGATGACTGCTGATGGACCAGCTGGATTGCGAATTGCCCCGGAATGCGGTGTTCATACTACTGCCTGGCCTTGTGCAACGCTCCTGGCTTGTACCTGGGATCCAGATCTTGTATATGCAGTGGGAGAAGCAGGTGCTAAAGAAGTAAAGGAAAATAATATTTCAGTATGGCTAACTCCGGCTGTGAATATACACAGAAGTCCCTTGTGTGGTCGTAACTTTGAATATTATTCTGAAGACCCGTTTTTGGCTGGCAAACTGGCTGCAGCCATGGTAAAAGGGATTCAATCCCAGCATATTGGAGCAACTGTTAAACACTTTGCTTTAAATAACAAGGAGACCAACAGAAAGAACAGCGATTCCAGAGTGTCCGAACGAGCAGCCAGGGAAATTTATTTAAAGCCCTTTGAAATCATTGTAAAAGAAGCAAAACCATGGAGCATTATGTCCTCTTATAATATGATCAATGGACATCGGGCATCGGAAAACAGAGAGTTGTTGGAAGATATACTAAGAAGCGAATGGGGCTTCGAAGGTATGGTTACTACCGATTGGTGGACTTATGGAGAACATTATAAAGAAGTCAAAGCAGGAAATGATGTTAAAATGGGTTGTGGTTACCCTGAACGTCTCATGGAAGCCAAAAAATTAGGTCTAATCTCTCGCCGAGATATGGAAGTCTGTGCAAAGAGAGTTCTTGAGTTAATTTTGAAATTGGATTAAGTAATGGTGTGTGAATCCATACCATAATAAAAAGAGCTGTTATACGAATTCATTCGTACAACAGCTCTTTTTATTATGGGTCGTGACCCTGTTGAACACGGAAAGGGTGTGAATCAAAAAACCACCCGCTATATATGGATAGGTGACGATCGTTATAAAAAAATTACCTTATCGTTATAATAAAGTTGTTCAAGTCAATTTTAGAGTTTAATATAGATGTCATCGCAAGATTTTTATAAAGATGTTATACTAACAGAGATGGAGGTGAAGGCATGGATTGTGTGAAAATAGGACAATTGATTGCCAAACTTAGAAAAGAAAAAAATCTTACTCAGAAAAATATTGCAGATGCATTGGGGATACAAAGCAAAACCGTTTCAAAATGGGAATGTGGTTTAGGCTGTCCGGATCTGTCCCTGTGGCCGGAGTTATCTACTATTTTAGGTGTGGATATGAAACAGATGATGGAGGGAGAGATTACGTCGAATAAACCGGACAGCGGCAATATTGACAAAGTACGTTTTTATGTCTGTCCTAGCTGTGGAAATATTCTGGTCAGTACAGGAAGCGCCTCTATATTCTGCTGTGGGAGAAAGCTGGAACGTATCTTGCCTGTAGTTTCTTCTGATGCCATAAAGATTACAGCAGAGGAAATAGAAATGGATTACTTTATAACCTTTGACCATCCAATGACCAAAGACCATTATATTTCTTTTGTAGCTTATGTAAAGACGGATAAAATATTTTTAAATCGCTTATATCCGGAGCAAAGCCCCACATGCAGAATTCCTATAGCTAAGGGTGGAAAACTATATGTTTATTGTATTCAACATGGATTAGTAATGTATTCGGATAAAGATTTGAACCAAACTGGGAAGGCTTAGAGTATATTTTAACGAGGGAATGACTAACGAATAAAGTAAAATTATTTAAGCCCGATATGATCAAACTTATAATTTAAGAGCACATCATTTCTTTATAAATTTAAAGCGATTGTGTTATAAAG from Defluviitalea raffinosedens carries:
- a CDS encoding beta-glucosidase; translated protein: MIKWQRARFQPNLPLGENGQKVTASKEHRELSKNAAKEGMVLLKNMNHVLPLPKGAKVALFGKGTFDYVKGGGGSGDVTVEYVTNLYDGMKALKERVTVFEELADFYRENVKEQYAKGAVPGLTVEPEVPHELLVKAKAFTDTAIISISRFSGEGWDRKSTFDKKNIDLSDFGALQAKKAEEIFENGDFYLTKKEIEMVNIVKENFDKVIVVMNVGGMVDTEWFVNDDAIQSVLMAWQGGMEGGRAAAELLCGIGNPSGKLSDTFAKRLEDYPSTYNFHESEDYVDYTEDIYVGYRYFETIPGAADKVNYPFGYGLSYTSFDYSVASVKQENDLIKVFVNVTNTGSMEGKEVIQIYFEAPQGLLGKPAKSLIAFKKTRLLKPGETQLVSLEFSVDDMASYDDLGKIQKSAYVLEAGEYVFFVGTSVRDVKRLDFVYIEAQNRVVKQLTEKIAPTSLKERLRADGSLEKLPQKEPNDPDACGIEKMSIEMMEAYAPEVRARGRYALWEGPYAKGKRTFYEVAEGKISIDEFLAQMTDEEVAHLLGGQPNTGVANTFGYGNMPEYGIPNVMTADGPAGLRIAPECGVHTTAWPCATLLACTWDPDLVYAVGEAGAKEVKENNISVWLTPAVNIHRSPLCGRNFEYYSEDPFLAGKLAAAMVKGIQSQHIGATVKHFALNNKETNRKNSDSRVSERAAREIYLKPFEIIVKEAKPWSIMSSYNMINGHRASENRELLEDILRSEWGFEGMVTTDWWTYGEHYKEVKAGNDVKMGCGYPERLMEAKKLGLISRRDMEVCAKRVLELILKLD
- a CDS encoding helix-turn-helix domain-containing protein; this translates as MDCVKIGQLIAKLRKEKNLTQKNIADALGIQSKTVSKWECGLGCPDLSLWPELSTILGVDMKQMMEGEITSNKPDSGNIDKVRFYVCPSCGNILVSTGSASIFCCGRKLERILPVVSSDAIKITAEEIEMDYFITFDHPMTKDHYISFVAYVKTDKIFLNRLYPEQSPTCRIPIAKGGKLYVYCIQHGLVMYSDKDLNQTGKA